A DNA window from Verrucomicrobiia bacterium contains the following coding sequences:
- the speA gene encoding biosynthetic arginine decarboxylase, which produces MSNPPEANAAWTIQDARNLYNVHRWGAKYFDINDAGHVVATPQQENGSAVDITDVIEEAKGRGLKFPLLIRFQDILRHRVESINRAFRTSITEFSYQGRYRGVFPIKVNQLREVVEEILDAGKPFDFGLEVGSKPELFAGLALQNQMGSLIICNGYKDSSFIRMALLGTKLGRKVIMVVEKLEELRQIINVSKQLGVEPMIGVRARLLSKGAGRWAESGGENAKFGLSTAEILAAIEMLKSENLGHCLKLLHFHIGSQVPDILTVKKAVQEAARLYAKLYKMGFQIQYLDVGGGLGVDYDGSRSAFDSSTNYTLQEYTNDIVYYIADVCNTEKVPHPDIISESGRAIVAHHSVLIVEVFGSIEKIRPGDFFKYGENEHPLVKELLDIRKNLAKLNKLEAYHDSLERRDDAQHMFTLGMMDLPEKAKIENLYWEISLAVVNTFKGQAYIPEEIRKLEDSLGDQYLCNFSVFQSLLDHWALGQLFPIMPISRLNEQPTREATLVDITCDSDGQVNKFIDLRDVRDTLPLHQLNINGGGMVEPYYLGFFLMGAYQDIMGDLHNLFGRVNEVHVFMDPDEAAGYYVEEIIEGTTIVQALASVQYDEKELQRQMKAQVDEAIKSDRMKPSEAMRLLDDYEKGLKEYTYLSFDMKAPNGQ; this is translated from the coding sequence ATGAGCAATCCACCTGAGGCCAACGCCGCCTGGACGATCCAGGATGCCCGCAACTTGTACAACGTACATCGCTGGGGAGCGAAATACTTCGACATCAATGACGCGGGTCACGTCGTTGCCACTCCTCAGCAGGAGAACGGCTCGGCGGTTGACATCACCGATGTGATCGAGGAAGCCAAGGGACGAGGCCTCAAGTTCCCGTTGCTCATTCGCTTTCAAGACATTCTTCGTCACCGTGTGGAGTCGATCAATCGTGCCTTTCGCACCTCCATCACGGAGTTCAGTTACCAGGGGCGCTACCGCGGCGTTTTTCCGATCAAGGTCAACCAGCTGCGGGAGGTCGTGGAGGAAATCCTCGATGCGGGAAAGCCATTTGATTTCGGCCTCGAAGTCGGGAGCAAACCTGAATTGTTTGCGGGTTTGGCACTTCAGAACCAGATGGGCAGTCTCATCATCTGCAACGGCTACAAGGACTCCAGCTTCATCCGCATGGCGCTGCTCGGCACAAAGCTCGGCCGCAAGGTCATCATGGTTGTCGAGAAGCTCGAGGAACTTCGCCAAATCATCAACGTCTCCAAGCAACTCGGGGTCGAGCCGATGATCGGCGTGCGTGCGCGACTGCTCAGCAAGGGAGCGGGACGATGGGCCGAAAGCGGCGGCGAAAATGCGAAGTTCGGCCTCAGCACGGCGGAAATCCTGGCGGCGATTGAAATGTTGAAATCGGAGAACCTCGGGCACTGCCTGAAGCTCCTGCACTTCCATATCGGTTCCCAGGTTCCGGATATTTTAACCGTCAAGAAAGCCGTCCAGGAAGCCGCGCGGCTCTACGCCAAGCTCTACAAGATGGGCTTCCAGATTCAGTACCTGGATGTTGGCGGCGGCTTGGGAGTCGATTACGACGGCAGCCGCTCGGCGTTCGACAGTTCCACGAACTACACGCTGCAGGAATATACGAACGACATCGTGTATTACATCGCCGATGTCTGTAACACGGAGAAAGTGCCGCATCCCGATATCATCAGTGAGAGTGGCCGCGCGATCGTAGCCCATCACAGCGTGCTGATTGTCGAGGTGTTTGGGTCGATTGAAAAAATCAGGCCTGGCGATTTTTTCAAGTACGGCGAGAACGAGCACCCACTCGTCAAGGAGTTGTTGGACATTCGGAAGAACCTCGCAAAGCTGAACAAGCTCGAGGCGTATCACGATTCCCTCGAGCGCCGCGACGACGCGCAGCACATGTTCACGCTTGGCATGATGGACCTTCCAGAGAAGGCGAAGATCGAGAACCTCTATTGGGAAATCAGCCTGGCAGTGGTAAACACGTTCAAGGGGCAGGCTTACATTCCCGAGGAAATCCGGAAGCTCGAAGACAGCCTTGGTGACCAGTACCTGTGTAATTTTTCGGTATTCCAGTCCCTGCTGGATCACTGGGCGCTCGGACAATTGTTTCCGATCATGCCCATCAGCCGGCTGAACGAGCAACCGACGCGGGAAGCTACGCTGGTTGATATTACGTGCGATTCCGATGGCCAGGTGAACAAGTTCATTGATTTGCGCGACGTGCGCGACACGCTCCCGCTCCATCAGTTGAACATCAATGGCGGCGGGATGGTGGAGCCCTACTATCTCGGATTTTTCCTTATGGGCGCCTATCAGGACATCATGGGTGACCTTCACAATTTGTTCGGACGTGTCAACGAGGTTCACGTGTTCATGGATCCTGACGAGGCGGCCGGGTACTACGTTGAGGAAATCATCGAGGGGACCACCATCGTGCAGGCGCTCGCCTCGGTGCAGTACGACGAAAAGGAATTGCAACGGCAGATGAAGGCGCAGGTCGACGAAGCGATCAAATCCGATCGCATGAAACCTTCGGAAGCCATGCGGTTGCTCGATGATTACGAAAAAGGATTGAAGGAATATACGTATCTCTCGTTCGACATGAAGGCCCCCAATGGCCAATGA